From the genome of Pleuronectes platessa chromosome 19, fPlePla1.1, whole genome shotgun sequence:
AATCAAAAACTGGAAAAATGAAGGGAGGCGTAATAATTTATCAAACACTGACGAATCCTTTTGTATTTAAAGTATTACACTGAAACTCCTTCGTatgcgacctttgacctttacagATCAGATGGTTCCTCACTGTGATGAAACTGCAGCCGTGATGTCACAGCTTCTATTTTCAGCTTTTTGATAAACTTTTTAAAAGTTAGATTTTTCCTGCGTTGGTTCTTTTCCCGACTTTGTCGACAGTGAGAAATCTTTGTAAAGTGGATTTTTTATCAGGACGCAGAATGAGCTTTAAATAAAGAGattttttcatgtttggaaaagtctgctcattgtttttcatttcactgtcTGTAAAATAATAACTGTTGTATTTGAGATCATGTACAGATTTTTAAAAGGCCCATTCGACCCGGGAGTGAACCACGTTTGAATCACATCCCAGACGATTGGATAAGTAGCTTCAGTAAATGATGTGATGAGGTTTGAACGGCGTTCACGGatcataataaaaaatctgacCATCAATAATATGAAGAATCAGTTATTCTGAATCACGTCTTTGTGTTTCAATGACCACGACCTGTTTTGTTAGTGTTTTATTGTAGAAAGCGTACACACAGCGAGTTGTGTTGCCTCTGCACGTGTCTGGTGATCCAGAGGACCGTCTGGTCGTGAAGCTCCAGTTAACAGGTGGGGGGGCTCTTCAGAGCGGCGTCCCTCATGCTGTGGTACACCACCTCGTTCTCCCTGAACATCTTCAGCTCCATCTCCGTCTGCGCTCGCATGGACTGGAACCAGGAAGAGGAAACTGAGTGCAGCTCTGAGATAATGACGTGAAGAAACTTCCACATGTGACAGATGTGTGCTTTACCTCCAGGTCTCTGGTGATGGCGTGGTTTGGTCCGTGTGTGACCATGAGGATCCCGTAGGCCGTGCAGATCATCCTGTGGCCCGCCTCAATCTGACCAGCGTGCCAGAGCGTGACCCCCGCCCGCATGATGGCCATGCCCAGCTGGGCGTTGTTAGGGTGATACAACTTCCTGAAGAGAGAAGCGGAGGATCAGGTCTGATTCAGAGTCATTATTCTcatagacttctatagaaactcccagtggagtcgccccctgctggtcagtacACAGAAGACAGGTTTCAGACATGGGTTCACTGTCTGTACGCAGGGTGTAGGAGCCCGGACTCACGTGTATCCCTCCACCATCCGCTGGGCGTAGTCGGCCGCCTCAGAGAAGGACTGCAGGTAGGACAGCACCTCGCTGGCCACGCTGAGCACACGCAGCTTGAGGAGGTGCGTGTCGGCCAGAAcgttctcctgcttctccagaCATTCAGTGCACAGCTTCACCACCTGAGACCACGGACACAGGAGCACAGACACgactgacagacagaaggaggagggaTGATCAAAGAGAAGCTGATGTGACGTACGTGATGATAATCGCCCTCAACGCGAGACGTCTCGATCTTCTCCAGATAATCTTCACTGAAGGCCGTCACCTCCTTCACCTCATCGGCCTGAGAGCAAAGCACAACCACGAGGAAGAAGCTGAGACATGAGGAGAATCTGGATCTGAGAGTTGTATCCGGTCTCACTCACTTTGCTTCCCTCGGCCGCGGCCATCATCAGCTCGTCCTTGGTGTGATGGCTGCAGTGCTCACAGCTGCACTCGAAGTGGAAATGCTCCTTGAGCTTCTTCTGGCGCTCAGCGGACAGGTTGAGGAAATCCACGTAGCTGACGCTCAGCTCCACGCCTCGGGGATTCTCTCCAGAGCTCGCAGCTCGATcctggggagaggaggagaggaaggatcCTGGTTCTCAGGAGGTTGGTGGTTCCTCTgcacactgtctgtctctctgtccctctgtccgtctgtctgtctgtctctctgtctgtgtctgtctctctcgaCCATTTTCTTGCACT
Proteins encoded in this window:
- the smyd1a gene encoding LOW QUALITY PROTEIN: histone-lysine N-methyltransferase SMYD1a (The sequence of the model RefSeq protein was modified relative to this genomic sequence to represent the inferred CDS: inserted 1 base in 1 codon), whose product is MTVGNMDSAALFDAGKKGRGLEATKELSAGEVVFTEPSFAAVVFDSFFSQVCHSCFRRQADLHRCAQCKFAHYCDRTCQTASWDEHRQECGAIRKLGKAPGEHIRLAARVLWRIHKTKGVASDSQLISVDQLEDHVSDLPEDELKQLQADVSTFSQFWSQGRKKHSAEDISHIFGIIRCNGFTLSDQRGLQAVGVGLFPNLCLVNHDCWPNCTVILNHGNQSALSSALHSQRRIELRALERIPEXVELSVSYVDFLNLSAERQKKLKEHFHFECSCEHCSHHTKDELMMAAAEGSKADEVKEVTAFSEDYLEKIETSRVEGDYHHVVKLCTECLEKQENVLADTHLLKLRVLSVASEVLSYLQSFSEAADYAQRMVEGYTKLYHPNNAQLGMAIMRAGVTLWHAGQIEAGHRMICTAYGILMVTHGPNHAITRDLESMRAQTEMELKMFRENEVVYHSMRDAALKSPPTC